The following coding sequences lie in one Actinomyces capricornis genomic window:
- the putP gene encoding sodium/proline symporter PutP gives MSDTTFEAMAMVIYFVAMIMIGLWAYVRTNSIDDYMLAGRDLNPFVAALSAGASDMSGWLLMGLPGALYASGLVEAWIAIGLTVGALVNWIVVAPRLRTYTEVADNAITIPSFLDNRLHDSRHLLRWAAGIIILVFFTFYVSSGMVAGGKFFESSFGMDYRLGMTLVAAITVLYTLVGGFLAVSWTDLVQGIMMVAALIAVPVVGVMHVGGVGEVVSAVRSVDADYWALVGPSVSVIGVISAIAWGLGYFGQPHIIVRFMAIRSPREAIQGGIIGISWMLFAVLGAIGTAVVGVAIYARDPERLADPETAFITLGQLLFHPLVAGFMLAAILAAIMSTISSQLLVTSSALVEDLYRTVRKGELASSHLVIASRTAVLLVAVIAALMAWTPSDTILALVAFAWAGFGASFGPTILLCLYWRRLTPAGALAGMITGAVLVGLWGNIDGGPGGVFDLYEILPGFLGNLAVAWGVSRLGEPDAAVEEEFASAVRATRV, from the coding sequence ATGAGTGATACCACCTTCGAGGCCATGGCAATGGTCATCTACTTCGTGGCCATGATCATGATCGGGCTGTGGGCCTATGTGCGGACCAACAGTATCGACGACTACATGCTGGCCGGCCGCGATCTCAACCCCTTCGTGGCGGCGCTGTCCGCCGGTGCCTCGGACATGTCCGGATGGCTGCTCATGGGCCTGCCCGGGGCCCTGTACGCCTCGGGCCTGGTCGAGGCCTGGATCGCCATCGGCCTGACCGTGGGCGCCCTGGTCAACTGGATCGTGGTAGCGCCACGACTGCGCACCTACACCGAGGTCGCCGATAATGCGATCACCATCCCCAGCTTCCTGGACAACCGCCTCCACGACTCGCGCCACCTCCTGCGCTGGGCCGCCGGCATCATCATCCTGGTGTTCTTCACCTTCTACGTCTCCTCGGGCATGGTCGCCGGAGGCAAGTTCTTCGAATCCTCCTTCGGCATGGACTACCGCCTGGGGATGACGCTCGTGGCCGCCATCACCGTGCTCTACACCCTCGTGGGCGGATTCCTGGCCGTGTCGTGGACCGACCTGGTCCAGGGAATCATGATGGTCGCCGCCCTCATCGCCGTGCCGGTGGTCGGTGTCATGCACGTGGGCGGTGTCGGTGAGGTGGTCTCCGCCGTGCGCTCCGTGGACGCCGACTACTGGGCCCTGGTGGGCCCCAGTGTCTCGGTCATCGGCGTCATCTCCGCCATCGCCTGGGGCCTGGGCTACTTCGGCCAGCCCCACATCATCGTGCGCTTCATGGCCATCCGTTCCCCGCGCGAGGCCATCCAGGGCGGCATCATCGGGATCAGCTGGATGCTCTTCGCCGTGCTGGGCGCCATCGGCACCGCAGTGGTCGGCGTGGCCATCTACGCCCGCGACCCCGAGAGGCTCGCCGACCCCGAGACCGCCTTCATCACCCTGGGCCAGCTGCTCTTCCACCCCCTGGTGGCCGGCTTCATGCTCGCCGCGATCCTGGCGGCCATCATGTCCACGATCTCCTCCCAGCTGCTGGTGACCAGCTCCGCCCTCGTCGAGGACCTCTACCGCACCGTGCGCAAGGGCGAGCTGGCCTCCTCCCACCTGGTCATCGCCTCGCGCACCGCGGTCCTCCTCGTGGCCGTCATCGCCGCCCTCATGGCCTGGACGCCCAGCGACACCATCCTGGCGCTGGTGGCCTTCGCCTGGGCCGGCTTCGGCGCCTCCTTCGGGCCCACCATCCTGCTGTGCCTGTACTGGAGGAGGCTGACCCCGGCCGGCGCCCTGGCGGGCATGATCACCGGCGCCGTCCTGGTGGGGCTCTGGGGAAATATCGACGGCGGCCCCGGAGGCGTCTTCGACCTCTACGAGATCCTGCCGGGATTCCTGGGCAACCTCGCGGTGGCCTGGGGCGTGTCCCGCCTGGGCGAGCCGGACGCCGCGGTGGAGGAGGAGTTCGCCAGCGCCGTGCGCGCCACCCGGGTCTGA
- a CDS encoding ABC transporter ATP-binding protein yields MRHALRTAPPRQPSDPPAPLPPGLRLIGISKSFGRQQVLHGLSLTAHPGRVYGLLGLNGAGKSTAFNIALGLLRPDAGAVEIQGHPLTRQSLGQVGASVNGPALFPQLSARRNLLVHCRLTGVSPAVIDPLLEYVGLQDAGRKRAGAFSTGMKVRLSLAMALLTDPQVLILDEPQNGLDPRGIIELRDLVRTLARQGRTLVVSSHQLGEIAHMCDDLGVLASGALVYEGPLESFAGTHDPQALEAAFLAAVGAGSTEVAP; encoded by the coding sequence ATGAGACATGCACTGCGTACCGCACCGCCGCGGCAGCCCTCCGACCCCCCTGCACCCCTACCGCCCGGACTCCGGCTGATCGGTATCAGCAAGTCCTTCGGCCGTCAGCAGGTCCTCCACGGCCTGAGCCTCACCGCCCACCCCGGGCGGGTCTACGGCCTGCTGGGCCTCAATGGCGCCGGCAAGTCCACCGCCTTCAACATCGCCCTGGGCCTGCTGCGCCCCGACGCCGGAGCAGTGGAGATCCAGGGCCATCCCCTGACGCGCCAGAGCCTGGGCCAGGTGGGGGCCTCCGTCAACGGCCCCGCCCTCTTCCCCCAGCTCAGCGCCCGCCGCAACCTGCTCGTCCACTGCCGCCTGACCGGTGTCTCCCCCGCGGTCATCGACCCGCTCCTGGAGTACGTGGGGCTCCAGGACGCGGGCCGCAAGCGGGCCGGCGCCTTCTCCACCGGGATGAAGGTACGACTGTCCCTGGCCATGGCGCTGCTGACAGACCCCCAGGTCCTCATCCTCGATGAGCCCCAGAACGGTCTGGACCCCCGCGGCATCATCGAGCTGCGCGACCTCGTGCGCACCCTGGCCCGCCAGGGCCGCACCCTGGTGGTCTCCAGCCACCAGCTCGGGGAGATCGCCCACATGTGCGACGACCTGGGGGTGCTGGCCTCAGGTGCGCTGGTCTACGAGGGGCCCCTGGAGTCCTTCGCCGGCACGCACGACCCCCAGGCCCTGGAGGCCGCCTTCCTGGCGGCCGTGGGCGCCGGGAGCACGGAGGTGGCCCCATGA
- a CDS encoding phosphoribosyl-ATP diphosphatase yields MKTFEDLFAELEHKAATRPQGSGTVEELDRGVHFIGKKLVEEAAEAWMACEHESDEAACEEISQLLYHAQVMMIAKGYTLQDVYNHL; encoded by the coding sequence ATGAAGACCTTCGAGGACCTGTTCGCCGAGCTGGAGCACAAGGCCGCCACCCGCCCCCAGGGGTCGGGCACGGTCGAGGAGCTCGACCGGGGTGTCCATTTCATCGGCAAGAAGCTCGTGGAGGAGGCCGCCGAGGCCTGGATGGCCTGCGAGCACGAGTCCGATGAGGCCGCCTGCGAGGAGATCAGCCAGCTGCTCTACCACGCCCAGGTGATGATGATCGCCAAGGGCTACACCCTCCAGGACGTCTACAACCACCTCTAG
- a CDS encoding ABC transporter substrate-binding protein has translation MTPRRRLLAGGLVLGAGGLLAACSSGTASRAASGAAQGLTLGLTYTPNIQFAPFYLAQSQGKYAPSVELRHHGAQEGLFDALQAGTEQLVVAGADEAVVATSNGSDLVVVGGFYQAYPVCIIVPQDSPITTPADMAGRTVGLPGRLGENWYGLQLAMDGAGLTEEDLTIQEIGYTQQAALVGGKVDAIIGYSNNDAVQIRQSGTPVRTIAVAEDVPLIGASLVTSRAVLQERREDLADAVIASTDGMSAFVKDPDAAVKAAAAHVPDLVEATQAARAREVAVATGELIRPSSETVIGELSHDRVATMVDFLAGHGLLGSTPVSAEEAAVSLTGE, from the coding sequence ATGACCCCCCGGCGCCGGCTCCTGGCGGGGGGCCTGGTCCTGGGTGCTGGCGGCCTGCTCGCCGCCTGCTCCTCGGGCACCGCCTCCCGCGCCGCCTCGGGCGCGGCGCAGGGCCTGACCCTCGGGCTGACCTACACGCCCAATATCCAGTTCGCCCCCTTCTACCTCGCCCAGAGCCAGGGCAAGTACGCGCCCTCGGTCGAGCTGCGCCACCACGGCGCCCAGGAGGGGCTCTTCGACGCCCTCCAGGCCGGCACCGAGCAGCTGGTGGTGGCCGGGGCGGATGAGGCGGTGGTGGCCACCTCCAACGGCTCGGATCTGGTCGTCGTCGGCGGCTTCTACCAGGCCTACCCCGTGTGCATCATCGTGCCGCAGGACTCCCCGATCACCACCCCCGCCGACATGGCCGGGCGCACCGTGGGCCTGCCCGGCCGGCTGGGGGAGAACTGGTACGGCCTCCAGCTGGCCATGGACGGTGCCGGGCTCACCGAGGAGGACCTGACCATCCAGGAGATCGGCTACACCCAGCAGGCGGCGCTCGTGGGTGGGAAGGTCGATGCCATCATCGGCTACTCCAACAACGACGCCGTCCAGATCAGGCAGTCGGGCACCCCGGTGCGCACCATCGCCGTGGCCGAGGATGTGCCCCTCATCGGCGCCTCCCTGGTCACCTCCCGCGCCGTGCTCCAGGAGCGCCGGGAGGACCTGGCCGACGCCGTCATCGCCTCGACCGACGGCATGTCCGCCTTCGTCAAGGACCCCGATGCGGCCGTCAAGGCGGCTGCGGCCCACGTCCCTGACCTGGTGGAGGCCACCCAGGCCGCCCGCGCCCGGGAGGTGGCGGTGGCCACCGGCGAGCTCATCCGCCCCAGCAGCGAGACCGTCATCGGGGAGCTGTCCCACGATCGCGTGGCCACGATGGTCGACTTCCTGGCCGGTCACGGCCTGCTGGGATCCACCCCGGTCAGTGCCGAGGAGGCGGCCGTCTCCCTGACGGGGGAGTGA
- a CDS encoding ABC transporter permease, which translates to MSATSTVTGEPPAPGPLGSARRPRRERAEGRRPWPALLLGMLIIASWHLVTICRILPEVFLPGPLPVAERLWLSLTRAGLLGYAWVTIREALLGCLLAAGLALPLAWALHHWPLFSRAVLPYVAASQAVPAIAVAPLLVLWVGYGTTPVVVLCAFMVFFPITATVLLGLRGLDTDIIDAARLDGAHGWSMVLHIELPMTLPAILAGLRTGFTLSITGAVVGEMTMGGTGLGMTLASQRDAVDTTGLFATIVLLCALATTIHWLLYSLERRSRTVRALRGRGAT; encoded by the coding sequence ATGAGCGCAACCAGCACCGTGACCGGGGAGCCCCCCGCGCCCGGCCCGCTGGGCTCGGCCAGGCGGCCCCGACGCGAGCGCGCCGAGGGCCGCAGGCCCTGGCCCGCCCTGCTGCTGGGCATGCTCATCATCGCCTCCTGGCACCTGGTCACCATCTGTCGGATCCTGCCCGAGGTCTTCCTGCCAGGCCCCCTGCCCGTGGCCGAGCGGCTGTGGCTGTCCCTCACCCGCGCCGGCCTGCTGGGCTACGCCTGGGTGACCATCCGTGAGGCGCTCCTGGGATGCCTGCTCGCCGCAGGCCTCGCCCTGCCGCTGGCCTGGGCGCTGCACCACTGGCCCCTGTTCTCCCGGGCCGTGCTCCCCTATGTGGCCGCCAGCCAGGCCGTGCCGGCCATCGCCGTGGCCCCCCTGCTGGTGCTGTGGGTCGGCTACGGCACCACGCCCGTGGTCGTGCTGTGCGCCTTCATGGTCTTCTTCCCCATCACCGCCACCGTCCTGCTGGGCCTGCGCGGACTGGACACCGACATCATCGACGCCGCCCGGCTCGACGGCGCCCACGGGTGGTCCATGGTCCTGCACATCGAGCTGCCCATGACCCTGCCCGCCATCCTGGCGGGCCTGCGCACCGGCTTCACCCTGTCCATCACCGGGGCCGTCGTCGGCGAGATGACCATGGGGGGCACCGGGCTGGGCATGACCCTGGCCTCCCAGCGCGACGCCGTGGACACCACCGGCCTGTTCGCCACCATCGTGCTGCTGTGCGCCCTGGCCACCACCATCCACTGGCTCCTGTACTCCCTGGAGCGCCGCAGCCGCACCGTCAGGGCCCTTCGCGGGCGGGGCGCCACCTGA
- the hisG gene encoding ATP phosphoribosyltransferase codes for MLRIAVPNKGSLSEPATTMLKEAGYRTRRNGRELVLVDEANEVELFFLRPRDIAVYVGQGTVHAGITGRDLLLDSGVEAVEHLPLGFARSTFRFAAPRGTVSSVEQIEGMRVATSYDVLVRGYLASRGINAQTVHLDGAVESSVHLGVADLIADVVETGTTLRAAGLETFGEPILTSEAVLITTEQYRQEPALATLVRRLEGVLRARSYVLVDYDIPMNRLHAAAALTPGIESPTVSPLQNPDWVAVRAMVPRADMNRIMDELYEVGARAILVSSLLACRL; via the coding sequence GTGCTGCGTATCGCCGTGCCCAACAAGGGCTCCCTGTCCGAACCCGCCACCACCATGCTCAAGGAGGCCGGCTACCGCACACGCCGCAATGGGCGCGAGCTCGTCCTGGTCGATGAGGCCAACGAGGTCGAGCTGTTCTTCCTGCGGCCCCGCGACATCGCCGTCTACGTGGGCCAGGGCACCGTCCACGCGGGCATCACCGGACGCGACCTGCTCCTGGACTCCGGTGTGGAGGCCGTCGAGCACCTGCCCCTGGGCTTCGCCCGCTCCACCTTCCGCTTCGCCGCGCCCCGGGGCACGGTCTCCTCCGTGGAGCAGATCGAGGGCATGCGCGTGGCCACCTCCTACGACGTCCTGGTGCGGGGCTACCTGGCGTCACGGGGCATCAACGCCCAGACCGTCCACCTCGACGGGGCCGTGGAGTCCTCCGTCCACCTGGGTGTGGCCGACCTCATCGCCGACGTCGTCGAGACCGGCACCACGCTGCGGGCCGCCGGCCTGGAGACCTTCGGCGAACCCATCCTCACCAGCGAGGCAGTGCTCATCACCACCGAGCAGTACCGCCAGGAGCCGGCCCTGGCCACCCTGGTGCGCCGCCTGGAGGGGGTGCTGCGGGCCCGCTCCTACGTGCTGGTGGACTACGACATCCCCATGAACAGGCTGCATGCGGCCGCCGCCCTGACCCCGGGCATCGAGTCACCCACCGTCTCCCCCCTGCAGAACCCCGACTGGGTGGCCGTGCGGGCCATGGTCCCCCGGGCGGATATGAACCGCATCATGGACGAGCTCTACGAGGTCGGCGCTCGGGCCATCCTCGTCTCCTCGCTCCTGGCCTGTCGCCTGTAG